TTCAGTGAGTCTACCGCTTTCTTCACACTCCCATACTTCAACAACAATTCCCGGGCTTTATCATAACTGCTGATGCCCGTTTTTTCCATTACCATTATGGTGCCCCGGTCAACCAGCTTGCTGTTGGTCAACTGCATGTTCACCATTTTGTTGTCCTCTACCCGGCCTATCTGGATCATTACGGCGGTAGAGATCATATTCAACACCAGCTTTTGCGCGGTACCGCTTTTCATGCGGGTGCTGCCGGTAACAAATTCAGGACCTACCACCACTTCAACAGGCAGTTCGGCTGCATCGGCCAGGGGCGAACCAGCATTGCAGGTAATACAACCGGTGATAATGCCTTTTTTTCGGGCTTCGGTAAGGGCGCCAATTACATAGGGCGTGGTGCCACTGGCAGCAATACCTATCACTACGTCTTTTTCGTCGATGGCGTGTTTCATCAAATCGGCCCAGCCCTGCTCCCAGCTGTCTTCAGCCTGTTCTACCGGGCGTTGAATTGCTACGTCGCCACCGGCAATGATGCCGATCACCAGCCCTTGCGGCAATCCATAAGTAGGGGGAATTTCGCTGGCATCGAGGATCCCTAACCGGCCACTGGTTCCGGCGCCAATATAAAACAGGCGGCCACCAGCCAGCATTTTATCCGAAATAGCAGTCACCAGTTTCTCTATTTGAGGGATGGCTTTCTCTACTGCGACTGGCACCTTTTTATCCTCATTGTTCATGTTGGTGAGCAACTCATTAATGCTCATTTGTTCCAGATGCCGGTAATCGCTCGACTGCTCTGTAATCCTGGTAAATTCTGCTGACATATTTCTGTTGTTCAATGTTTTATTCGCGTTGGGCATAAGGTTGTTCTTCATTATTGCAGATGGTATTGGATCAGGCCTTCCATGGCGCCTTTCATGATTTTTCCCTGTTCAAATTCGTAAGAATGACACAGCTCGCTAATGATATCCTGAAACGCAAAAGCCACGCCGCCTACAAAATGGATGGGGTTTTTCCAGCTTTCTGTGAGCTTGCACAGATGGGTAAAAAAGAAATCATTCAATCCGTCTTCAATGATATTTTCGATCATGTAATGACCCCGGTTTTCCGACAAAAACAGGCAAAAAGTAGCCATGTACCTGTTTGCCAGCGGTTTCCGGTATACATGCTCTAATATTTCAACGGGTGTTGTATTATATTTTGCGTCGAACCTGTATCGCAGCTCTTCGTCGAACGTATTGTACAAATAATACTGAAGTACTTTTTTTCCCAGGTAGGCGCCACTGGCTTCATCACCCAGAATGTACCCAATGCCCGGCGCCTGTTTGGTAATGTTATTACCATCGTAATAAACGGCAAAAGAACCCGTGCCCAGGTTACAGGCCAGGCCTTCCTTACGGCCATTCAGCGCCCTGGCTGCCGCCAGCATATCATCGCTCACTTCTATAGTTCCGGCCTTTTCAAAAACAGTGGCCAGCGATTTCCGGATCATATCTACGTTAACCGGATTGCGCATGCCCGTACCATAATAATGTATTTCCTCGATGGTGGCCGTTTTTGGCAATTGCGGCAGTAATTCCTGCTGCAATAAAGCCACCGTTTTTTCTTCATTAAAAAAGTACGGACTTATACCCTGGGTAATAACCGTTTTGGTGCTTTCTTTCGATTCTGCCAGAAACCATTCACATTTGGTAGCCCCACTATCTGCCAGCAGTATTGCCATAATTAGTTCCGTTTAGTCGTATTATTCCAAACCCTTGCTACACGCTTATTTACACATATAGCCATCGTGCGAAGGTAAGACGCATAGCTGAAACAACCATGCCGTAAAGACCTCATATACCTTGCATAAAAACGCAACCCGGCCCGATTTACGCGGCTTTTCCCTACCCTTTATTTGTTTGAAGTGCCGCTTTTACGGGGCCTGTAACCATTCAAAACAAAAAACCGTTACTTGCAAATTAATTATGAACTTCGCCCAAAATTTTCAGATTTCTATCCCTTGTGGTGCTGTTTTTTTGCTGTTCCGGCAAATTCACTCACCCGGCCTTATTAAAACAAACTATACAATTTCAGATGAAAAGACTTCAAGTATGGATGCCTCTGTTGTTTTCTGTAGTATTGATCCTGGGCATGTTTATAGGTTCGGCGTTAAGATCTAATGTACCCAGCTCGCGTGGCATTTTTAACAGTGGCAAACGTTCAGTATTGCAGGAAGTGATGGACCTGGTAAACTTAAAATATGTTGATAAAGTAAATACCGATACCCTTACCGAAGATGCCATCCAGGCTATGCTGGCCCACCTCGATCCCCATTCCGTTTTTATTCCCTCCTCCAATGTGGAAGAAATAAATGAAGACCTTCAGGGTAACTTTGAAGGCATTGGGGTTGAATTCTTCATTATTGACGATACAGTACATGTTACCAATGTGCTCGCCGATGGGCCCAGCGACAAAGCCGGCTTACAGGTGGGCGACAAATTCCTGAAAGTGGGCGACTCAACCGTTACCGGCAAATCGATCACCGGCGATAAAATAAAGAACTTTTTACGGGGTACGGGCGGCAGCAAGGTTCAGGTTACTGTTTTGCGCAACGGCAAACCGGTTTCAACAGCCATCACCCGCGGCACCATTCCCCTGTACTCAGTGGACGCCTCTTATATGATAGACACCACTACCGGCTACATACATCTTAATAAATTCGCCGGCACTACCTACGAGGAGTTTATGAAAGCTATGGAAACCCTGGAGGCAAAGGGCATGAAAAAACTCATCCTCGACCTGCGGGGCAATGGCGGCGGAATTTTAACCGAAGCCACAGATATTGTGGATGAATTCCTCGACGATGAACGCCTGATCGTATATACCCAGGGCAATAAATCGGAAAAACAAGAATACCATTGCAAACGCCCGGGTTTGTTTGAAAAAGGCAAACTGGTCCTGCTGGTTGATGAAAGCTCGGCTTCTGCCAGTGAAGTGGTTGCAGGCGCCCTGCAGGACTGGGACCGCGCCACCATCATCGGCCGCCGTACTTTTGGCAAAGGACTGGTACAGGAACAATATGACCTCACCGACGGTTCTGCATTGCGGTTAACCGTTGCCCGTTATTATACCCCCCTTGGCCGTAATATTCAAAAGCCCTATAACAAAGGCCGCGAAGCGTATAATGAAGAACTGGCCCAGCGGTATATGAACGGAGAACTGGTGAATGGCGACACCGTTACCCAACATACCGGCCCCGCCTTTAAAACCAAGAAAGGCAGAATTGTATACGGCGGCGGAGGCATTACGCCCGATGTATTTATTCCGTTCGATACAGCCACCTTCTCCAGCAATGTGTATGTGCTGTTCGACAACCAGCTGTTCAGCAAATTCATTTATATCTATTATCAGCAGAATAAAGCCTACTTCGATCAGTTTAAGAACCCGGCCGATTTTACCCGTCGTTATAACGACACCCGCACGGCATGGAACAGCCTGGTGACC
The Niastella koreensis GR20-10 genome window above contains:
- the murQ gene encoding N-acetylmuramic acid 6-phosphate etherase; protein product: MPNANKTLNNRNMSAEFTRITEQSSDYRHLEQMSINELLTNMNNEDKKVPVAVEKAIPQIEKLVTAISDKMLAGGRLFYIGAGTSGRLGILDASEIPPTYGLPQGLVIGIIAGGDVAIQRPVEQAEDSWEQGWADLMKHAIDEKDVVIGIAASGTTPYVIGALTEARKKGIITGCITCNAGSPLADAAELPVEVVVGPEFVTGSTRMKSGTAQKLVLNMISTAVMIQIGRVEDNKMVNMQLTNSKLVDRGTIMVMEKTGISSYDKARELLLKYGSVKKAVDSLK
- a CDS encoding N-acetylglucosamine kinase — its product is MAILLADSGATKCEWFLAESKESTKTVITQGISPYFFNEEKTVALLQQELLPQLPKTATIEEIHYYGTGMRNPVNVDMIRKSLATVFEKAGTIEVSDDMLAAARALNGRKEGLACNLGTGSFAVYYDGNNITKQAPGIGYILGDEASGAYLGKKVLQYYLYNTFDEELRYRFDAKYNTTPVEILEHVYRKPLANRYMATFCLFLSENRGHYMIENIIEDGLNDFFFTHLCKLTESWKNPIHFVGGVAFAFQDIISELCHSYEFEQGKIMKGAMEGLIQYHLQ
- a CDS encoding S41 family peptidase, producing MKRLQVWMPLLFSVVLILGMFIGSALRSNVPSSRGIFNSGKRSVLQEVMDLVNLKYVDKVNTDTLTEDAIQAMLAHLDPHSVFIPSSNVEEINEDLQGNFEGIGVEFFIIDDTVHVTNVLADGPSDKAGLQVGDKFLKVGDSTVTGKSITGDKIKNFLRGTGGSKVQVTVLRNGKPVSTAITRGTIPLYSVDASYMIDTTTGYIHLNKFAGTTYEEFMKAMETLEAKGMKKLILDLRGNGGGILTEATDIVDEFLDDERLIVYTQGNKSEKQEYHCKRPGLFEKGKLVLLVDESSASASEVVAGALQDWDRATIIGRRTFGKGLVQEQYDLTDGSALRLTVARYYTPLGRNIQKPYNKGREAYNEELAQRYMNGELVNGDTVTQHTGPAFKTKKGRIVYGGGGITPDVFIPFDTATFSSNVYVLFDNQLFSKFIYIYYQQNKAYFDQFKNPADFTRRYNDTRTAWNSLVTYAARNSVNVQNVPERDKVEVEKRIKTWLARQIWRMEGYYEVSNSDDTAISRAMQEMKK